TTGAGGCGTTTGATTATCTTCTCGCCACCTCTTACATAGCAGGAGGTTCCCATGCAAACCTTTATTGTATATCTGCCCTTTGGAAATGTCGAGAAGAAATGATAGAAACTTACTATGCTCATTAATTCACTTAGAGGAATTCTTATCGCCGATGATAGAATTCTTAGTGCAGATTTAGGAATGTAACCAAATAGATCCTGAATTCTATTCATTGTCATTATCAATGATCCTGGACTATTGCAGTAGTCGTTTATGATCTCTTTAAGCTCTGCAGATTGCTCTATCTGTTTTTCTAATTCAGTTATCGTCTCAAGATTTGCAAGTTTTGCTTTATCAGGGCGCATTTTTATTACCTATTGATCGCGCTTTTCAATTCCTTATTGGATCTCATAGAATTGATTCCCAATTCTAAGCAACGAATAGTACTTTGTGGTGGTGTGGGATTTTTCCATACATCAATGCTTCTCCACAATTCATCAATGGCTTCATGCCAATTCTTCAAGACTATCTTGTACTTTCTTTCGTTTTCTAAAGCAACTCCAACACATTCAGCCACTGCATCAATGATTTCCAAAGCTTCCCTTGGAAATTCTTTGGATTGTACATAAGAATATAATGCGCCAAAATTCTTGACTCCGAAGGATATCGGCGTTGCGATAATTGAGAAGCCACTCTCCAATTCTAACATGATAGAGGAATCTTGCAAAACTGCTTTCTCCTCGATCTCAGAGATATGTTGCTTAAGATAATTATTGCCGGAAGAAGTAATCTCAAATTCGTTGGATTCCTCATCTTTTAATATCTTCATAGCACAACCGCTAAGACCCAGTTCCATAACCATCTTCTTTATAGTGAGATCGACAGTTCTCTTTCTGCCAAGAGAGTGAATCATCTTTTCTGAGCTAAACATATTCTTCCACATATCTACTCTTGGACAGTGTTTCTGGCAAGTTGCTGGGTTGCAGACTTCTTCAGCGATAAAGTTCTTTTCTAATTTGGTCTTCATCTTACCTTTCCTCAAAATTCTATTTCGGATGAGATGAAGACATATATAATAAATTCTTGTTATAATTATTATGTATATTCTATAAATACGTAA
This sequence is a window from Candidatus Bathyarchaeota archaeon. Protein-coding genes within it:
- a CDS encoding NAD(P)H-dependent oxidoreductase subunit E, with amino-acid sequence MRPDKAKLANLETITELEKQIEQSAELKEIINDYCNSPGSLIMTMNRIQDLFGYIPKSALRILSSAIRIPLSELMSIVSFYHFFSTFPKGRYTIKVCMGTSCYVRGGEKIIKRLKKELNLEPGMTSDDDKFSLEVVRCLGCCGLSPVIAIDDEVYTRVTSKKMKGLLGDYA
- a CDS encoding GAF domain-containing protein, encoding MKTKLEKNFIAEEVCNPATCQKHCPRVDMWKNMFSSEKMIHSLGRKRTVDLTIKKMVMELGLSGCAMKILKDEESNEFEITSSGNNYLKQHISEIEEKAVLQDSSIMLELESGFSIIATPISFGVKNFGALYSYVQSKEFPREALEIIDAVAECVGVALENERKYKIVLKNWHEAIDELWRSIDVWKNPTPPQSTIRCLELGINSMRSNKELKSAINR